The genomic region ATCGTCCGGTGTCTACCACTTATAGTGCAGTCGGTGATTGTTTTTGCTTGCTCTTCCCAGTAGCGGCCATGCGCCAGCTAGCGGCCCGCTCAACCCCATTTAGTGAATTCTTAAATAATCGCATCTGGGGTTTGCTCCAAGAATCCCGCACTGCTTTACGTAACGTTTTCGTCTCACAGGCTCTCGCAGAGCAATCTCTCGAGAGCAGACTGGGAGACTTGGCCCTCAAAAAACCTTTAACTACTGGACCCCATACCACGCTACGCGATGCACTGACTTTGATCCATGAGAAAAAAGTGGGCTCCATTCTGGTGATCGAAAATGAACGAAGTATCTTAGGTATTTTGACGCGCTACGATGTGCTGTCCAGAGTCACTCTGGCTAATTTAGACCTAAACACACCCATATCTGCGGTGATGTCTACTGAAGTAAAAACTCTGACTGTGGACGATAGTGCTGAAATGGCGAGCCTACTGATGTCCCGCTCCCACATCCGTCATTTACCTATCTTAGAACGTGGCGTGCTCGTAGGCATTATTTCAGAGCGTGATCTCTTTTCTTTGCAGCGACTGTCGCTCAATAGTATTAGCACAGCCATTCGAAACAGTGATGATCTGGCACTTTTAAAAAAGTGCGCAGACGATATCCGTAAGTTTGCACGCAACTTAATAGGCCAAGGTGTTCAGGCTCGCCAACTGACCTCTTTAATCAGCCACCTCAATGATGTTCTGACCGAGCAATTGATCGCGATCTCTGCCCGCAAGCATCAAGTCAATATGGCTCACTTCGCTTGGATTGCCCTGGGGTCCGAGGGGCGAAGCGAGCAGACGATTGCTACCGATCAAGACAATGCCTTAGTTTTTTTAGATACCGATTCAGCAGCCCAAGCTGCGATCTACCTGAGTTTTGCAAAAGAGGTGAATGAGGCTCTTGATGCCTGTGGCTACCCACTCTGCAAAGGCAACATCATGGCTAGCAATCCAGAACTATGCCTTCGTCAAGGCGAATGGCTTGCTCGCTTTGTGCGCTGGATAGAACAAGGTAATCCACAGGGCTTATTAAATGCCAGTATCTTTTTTGACTTGAGGGCATTGGCTGGCAATGCTGATTTACTCATACCCTTAAAAGATTATGTGCGAAAGCAGGCAGCAGCCACTCCCCGCTTTATTAAACAGCTTGCAGATAACTCTCTGCAGAGACGCGTTCCCCTCAATTGGTTTGGCGCACTTGAGGCTACTGATATCAACGGTCAGAAAACGATTGATCTAAAGTTGCAAGGTGCTGCCATCATGGTCGACATAGCGCGCATTTATTCATTAGCGAATGGTATTGAAGTAATTAATACCCGAGAACGTTTAGCGGCAGTAGGTCGTGCCTTACATGCCCCAGAGTCAGAGAGTGCCGCATGGATTACAGCCTTTGAGTTTTTGCAAACCCAGCGCTTAGCAATTCAGATGGGTGAAACCCGCATCCATGGCAATCCGAATGTGGTTGATATTGAGAAACTCAATGCGGTGGATCGCACAATTTTGAAAGAATCGCTTCTTCAAGTGCGTTCTTTACAACAGCGCCTTGAGTTGGACTATGCACGCTAATCCGGGGGATCTGCCTTGGTTAAACAGCATTCGTAAGCTCTTTCAAGCGAAGCCGCCCGAGTCGCGACGGTGGATTGTGCTTGATGTTGAAACGAGTGGGCTAGATCCCTACTCGGATCGTTTACTGGCAATTGCAGCCGTAGCCGTAGAAGTGAGCTCAAATTTTGAGAACGTCTCGATTGTGATTGGCGACAGCTATGAAGCAGTCTTAAAACAAGACATTCCTACTAATAAAGAGAATGTGTTGATTCACCACATTGGCAGACAAGCTCAGACTGAGGGACGACCACCAGAAGAAGTTCTTGAAGGATTCCGACAATGGGCTGGCGATTGCCCGCTCTTAGCATTTCATGCGCCTTTTGATGAAGCCATGATTCATCGTGCATTTAAGGCATTTGGGCTTAAACCCCTACTAAATGAATGGCTAGATATTGAACCGCTTGCCAAAATTACTGGGGTAAACCCTAGTATTAGAGCGCTAGATGAATGGTTAAACCATTTTGGTATTGAATGTGCTATCCGCCACCAGGCAGCTGCCGATACTTTTGCCACCGCAGAGCTCTTAATGCGCCTCTGGCCCCAACTTAAAAAAGAGGCGAACTCTTGGGCTAGCCTAAGGAAATTGAGTCGTCAGGCGAGCTGGATTCCTGGGTCATAAAAAGGCCATCTTTTGCCCTAAAATGGTGCAAATATTAAGTAAGGGAAATCACTAATGTGGATAAAGGCCTTTAGAAACCATAATTCACTAGTTTTGTAGCTTAGCAGTTGTGTAATTTTCGGGGATTCTTAGTGCTTTTATTTTTAAACATCGCTCAACTCATTTTGTATATCGGCGCCTTAGGTCTCGCAGGCCAAGGTTTGCTATATATATTAGCTGGACACGATCGTGACACTAACTTGTTTTACCAGTTGATTGGCATGGTCAATAAGCCCTGGACCCTCATTGCACGCTTTATTTCTCCAAAGCAAATTCTGGATAGGCAAGTGCCCTTCGTGGCATTTTGTATTGTGGGCGTTCTATATATTGCTGTGACTCTAGCCAAGATTGAGCATTGCATCACAATTGGAATGGCAGCATGTCAGTAAAAAAACATAACCTCACTTGGTTTTTCCTAAAATGGCGCGCCTCTGCATTTATTGTCTTGGGCATGAAAAGCCAAGCCATGGAAGTGTTCGAACAGATGTTGCAGCAGTTTCCAAATGATGCGTATGCGATTGGCAGTCTTGCTTTTATGAAGACCGAGCTTGGTGATAAAGAAGGTGCTATCGCCGACTACAAGCGTTTAACTCTATTGTCTGAGGTATCTGCCGCTACTTGGTACAACCTTGGTTTCTTACAAGAAGAGCTTGGCCAAGTTCAAGATGCTGAACACAGCTTTCGGCAGGCCATCAAGTTAAATGAAAAATTGGACCTAGCCTGGTACGGGCTTGGTTTAGCGCTGATTCAATTACAGCGCTTCGATGAGGCCATTAAAGCCCTCAAGAAAAATACTACCCTACAACCCATGAGTCCTTACGCCTGGTATCAGCTCGCAAAGATTTATGTTGAGCGCAATCAGCCCGATGAGGCAAGCAAAATTATTCACCATTTAAAGCAGTTTGAACCTAAATTTGCTAAGCAGTTAGAACAGGAAACCGGCTTAACTGCTTAGTGATTTTTTGTAGTTTGATAGTTTTGCAATGCTGTAGAAGTATTTTATTAACTTAAGGGAGAAACTGTTATGCAATTAACAGAATCGCAGAAACAATATTGGTCGAAAAACGTAAGGATGACAGGATTTCTGTTAGCCATTTGGTTTCTCGTGACCTATGTTGTTGGATTTAGTGCGCGCGAGTTGAACTTCAACTTTTTTGGTTGGCCATTTAGTTTTTGGGTAGGGGCTCAGGGCGCACTCGTTGTGTACGTTTTGATCATTGCCTACTACGCACACTATATGAATAATCTTGACAAAGAATATGGTTGTGCTGAAGAGGAGGAGGATTAATCATGGCTGAAATGACACCTAGTGGAGATGGCAGTATTTTTGGTGGCGGCGGAAGTAATGCCGACTTTAAAAAAGGTCTGAATAAGGTCTATACCTGGTACACCGGAGGTTTCTTAACTTTCGTTGTGATTTTGGCTATTGCAGAGCAAATGGGCCTTAGTCGTGCCATGATTGGTTACATATTCTTAGGCGCAACTGTTTTACTCTATGCCGGTATTGGTGTGATGAGTAGAACAAATGATGCTGCTGAATACTATGTAGCCGGACGCAGAGTACCAGCGGTCTATAACGGTATGGCAACGGGTGCGGACTGGATGTCAGCAGCGTCGTTTATCGGTATGGCTGGTACCTTGTACTTAACGGGTTACGGCGGTTTGGCCTTCATTATGGGCTGGACAGGCGGTTACTGTTTAGTGGCTTTGTTCTTGGCTCCGTACCTGCGTAAATTCGGTCAATTTACGATTCCTGACTTCTTGGGCGCGCGTTACGACGGTAATCTTCCACGCTTTATCGGAATTTTTGCGGCGATTTTGTGCTCCTTTACTTATGTGGTTGCGCAGATTTACGGAGTAGGTTTGATTACTACCCGTTTAGCAGGCATTCCATTTGAGGTAGGAATTTTCGTAGGTTTGGCTGGTATTTTGGTTTGTTCCTTCTTAGGTGGTATGCGCGCAGTAACTTGGACTCAAGTTGCTCAGTACATCATCTTGATCATTGCTTACATGATTCCAGTGGTTTGGTTGTCAGTAAAGCAAACAGGCGTACCAATTCCACAGGCTATCTATGGATACCAGTTGGAAAAAGTTACCGCTAAAGAAGCAGAACTCATCAAAGATCCAAAAGAGTTAGAAGTAAGAGCGATTTTCAAAGCTCGTGCTGCAGCTTTTGGTGAAAAATTAAAAGATGTTCCTGCTGCGCTTGCTGCGGATAAAGCTGCTGCTGAAACTAAGCTAGCAGATTTAAAAGCAGCTAGTGCACCAGCTGCTGATATTGCTGCTGCTGAAAAAGCATTAGCCGCAGTTCCAGCAGATGCTGCAGCTGCAAAAGCGGCATGGACTAAAGGTAAAGCTGGTGCAGAAGCTCGTGACAAGCCACTTGCTGGCATGCCACGTCACGCTCAGCAGTTTGCGGGTGATCCTGCAGGTGATGAGAAGGCACGCACTGCTTTCGACACTTCACGTCGTAACTTCTTAGCATTGATCTTCTGTTTGATGGTGGGTACAGCGGCATTGCCACATATTCTGATGCGTTTTTACACGACTCCGTCTGTAAAACAAGCTCGTGAATCTGTGACATGGTCCTTGTTCTTCATCTTCTTGCTGTACTTCACCGCTCCTGCTTTGGCAGTTTTGGTTAAGTATGAGATCTTCACGGTCTTAGTGGGAACACCTTTTGATCAACTGCCGGGTTGGATTGCGCAGTGGAACAAGGTGGATGCGGCTTTGTTATCAGTAGTTGACGTAAACAAAGATGGTCTCTTGCAGTTAGGTGAGATGAGTATTGGTGGCGATATCATCGTTCTGGCAACCCCAGAAATCGGTGGCTTGCCATATGTGATCTCAGGCTTGGTTGCTGCTGGTGGTTTGGCTGCTGCTCTGTCCACTGCTGATGGCCTCTTGTTGACTATTGCTAACGCACTGTCACATGACCTCTACTACAAGATGATTAACCCAAATGCACCTGCTAGCAAACGTGTTTTGATTTCTAAAGTACTGTTGTTGGTTGTTGCTCTGGCAGCTGCTTATGTAGCTTCCCAGAAACCTGCGGACATCTTGTTCTTGGTTGGTGCAGCGTTCTCCTTTGCGGCAGCAGCATTCTTCCCAGCACTTACCCTTGGTATTTTCTGGAAGCGCGCTACTAAAGCAGGAGCCTGTGTCGGTATGATCTGTGGCCTAGGTGTCACCATGTACTACATGGCGGTGACACAGCCATGGTTGCGCGGTGTATTCGGCGTTACTTCACCTATAGAACTTTGGTATGGTATTCAGCCAATTTCTGCTGGTGTATTCGGCGTACCGCTTGGCTTCGCATTGATTATCTTGGTGAGTTTGGTAACCCCAGCCCCACGTAAAGAAATTCAAGACTTGATCTCTTTTGTACGCTATCCATCGATTCGTGCTTAAGGTAAAGGTAGTGATGCATGACTGATTGCTAGGTTTACTCCTAGACATCGACTAACCCGCTCTTCGGAGCGGGTTTTTTATTGTCCAAATAAATACAAAGTACAAAAAAAAGGCCACTACCGCTAGGTAATGGCCTTTCAATTTGGTGGCGAATCAGGGATTTGAACCCCGGACCTGCGGATTATGATTCCGTCGCTCTAACCAGCTGAGCTAATTCGCCGAACTCATGATTATAGCGAAATTTAAACTACATAGCCATTGGGGGCCCTTGTACACTTCTTTCATCTAAAAATGCGGTTTTAGCGGCAAATCACTAGCCAACACTTGATGTACGCATTTGTCCTTTAAAGGAATATGCGTTCTCAAGAAAATCAAATGGAGGCGGTACCCATCCCTTGATTGGCTTTTAATCCTACTAATAAGGCTTGGTGAATTTGATCGCTGCTCTCACTTCAATCTTCATCATTGAAATCAGCGGGTTAAGTTTGGATTCACCATAAAGCACTACTTGCTTTATGATTAAATCTACAAAAACAACATTTGAGAGAACCCCATGAAAAATAGTCGTCGTCAATTTATGATTTTATCCGCTGCTGGTGCTTGTACCTTAGCGCTCAACGGGAGAGTACAAGCTCAAGCTATGGTGTCTGAAGCAGATCCACAAGCTAAGGGATTGAAATACGTTGCTGTCTCTACAACCGCTGGAAAGAACTGTGGAAACTGTGCTCTGTATCAGGGTAAAGCAGGCTCTGCTGCTGGTGGTTGCCCTCTGTTTGCAGGCAAACAAGTGGCTGCTAATGGCTGGTGCTCTGCTTGGGCTAAAAAAGGCTAACAAGATTCAATTAGCATAGGGTTAAGTCAACTTGAACTAACCCAAAAGAAAATAGCCCACTTGCTGGGCTATTTTTGATTTTGATTATCTTGGAGTGGAATTGACCAGGCGTGGAATGCCTAAATCTAACGATAAGACTGATAAACACTAGGTTTACCGTTTAACCCAATTAACAAAACATCGTATGGATCTTTTCTGCCCTTGTACTCTATGCCATCCATACCCGGAGAGCCAACCGGCATAGCAGGAACAGTAAGTCCAATAGCCTTGGGCTTTTCTGTCAACAGCCGCTTGATTTCTTTTGCTGGCACATGTCCTTCAATTGCATAACCACCAATCAAAGCGGTATGGCAAGAGCCAAACTGAATGGGCATACCTAACTTTTTACGAATCTCATCGTTGCCATCTGTATAGGTTTTTACAGCAAATCCATTTTTTTCAACATGGTCTGCCCAATCTTTACAGCAACCACAGGTTGGGCTTTTCCACATCGTAATGACTGGCTTCTCAGTTGCGGCAAAACCTATTGCTGGCAACAAAACCAAACCCAAAGAAATAAGCCTTCTTTGTTGATTAACTAATTTCATATTAACCATCTCTTTCTTCAAATAAAGGTTGCCCTTTCGGGCAAGCCTTTTACTAATGATTGTGTCCTTGATTATTCATTGGCATCTGCCAGTTCTTCATCTGCTGAGGCATTTGGCCACCACCCATTGGCATTTGCCCGCCATTCATAGGCATTTGATTAGAGGGGATATTGCCCATCATTTTCTGATGTTCCTTCATCATCTTTTCATGCTCCTCTGGATGGCAAAACTCGTGGTCATTACCTCCACTCATTTGATGAGCGTTAGCGCCTTTGTAACCCAGAATGCTTGGGTCTACCATGCCCGCAATCATCGCAATATGCCCAAAGACTAAGAACAAGGCAACGCAGATCGCATGAATCTTTAACTTGCCCATTTGATCTAAAGTCTTGTTCACTAAACCTATCTCTTGAAACGCGATCCAAATCAATGGCAAGCCAGCAATAACATAAGTACTGACGGCAATCACATCAATCACCGTTCTCCATTCACCAGCTTTGGTAATGGGAATGACCGCGTTGGTAATGATGTAGTAAATAATGCCAATAAAGTAGATTCCTACGGCAATACCAGCAAAGCGATTAAGGTAAAAAATAGCGCCTTCAAATTTGCGTGTGAATAGTAGGTATAGCTCAGTGATTGCCAAGGTCTCTGCCAGCACGATAGGAATAGCCATAAAGATAAGTAAATTCCAAGGCTGATTAACAGCCAATAACTCCATATAGTGAGTCATGTTCATAGTAAATCTCCAAATTAAATGCGTGACAAGTCGTCACAGTAAAACTAATTGTTTACGAAATTAGCTTTGAAATTTTGGAGGTTTATATATTGAGCTTGAAAAACCCTCCACCATTAAAGATGGAACTGGAGTTTCTGACTTCTCTCTGAGGCTTGTAATGCTGTCAGAGCTTATTTGATGGGTAATGATAAAACCCAAGCAACACTGATAAACGTTACTGTGACAGTCAATCGTTGTCTTTGCTTTTGCTTGCTCCGCTGGCGCTTCATGGCTATGGGTACTTGAATCGGCCATCACCATCTCATGGGAACTTGATTGATTTTGTCCAGCTATTGGCATGGTTGCCGCATGAATGAGGCTAGCAAACAAGCAAAAGCAGATGAGTAGGCACAAACGACGCATTTACAAATTTTAGGCTCTTTTAAATAAGTCTGCTTTGGATTGAAAGAAATGAGATATAGACGATATTTGTCATTTAAAGCGACATTATTAACGGCGGGCTATACCCTCCACTTAAACCGACTTGACTTAGTGGCATCTACATCATAGCCAATAGCACGTATTGGATTAGTACATTTTGGGCAAGTGAGTCCATCCCAGATTTTTAAGTGCTTATACGCACCACATGATTTACAAATACTCTCGTTCTCAATCTTGTCATCAATGCCTCCTTTCCGTGAGACGGTGTAGTTATTGATCTCCTTACATTCACCGCAGAGCATTGAGGCCTTAAAGGAATGTATTCCTTGCTCTACACCAATAGAGCCAATACATTCATACTTACAAGACCCGCACTTAAATTGATATCTCGGCATTTTTTATCGCTCTATTTCTTTTCAGTTTGCACATCCAGTCGCTTCATCCGCGCATCATGTATGAGTAATTGACGCTCTTGGTTGGCAACCCCAATAGTAATTTTCCTTGCGATCAGATCAGCATAGACCCTATCTATGTTCTTAAAAAATTCTTGGTAAATGGCATTAATTCTCGGACTCACTCCCTCGATTGCTAAAACCTGACATTCATTTGCTTGAGCAAGGTAATTTTTCAGTGCTGTTGCCTGTTGATCGGTGAGCTTATCCGCAGAGTT from Polynucleobacter antarcticus harbors:
- a CDS encoding DUF411 domain-containing protein; amino-acid sequence: MKLVNQQRRLISLGLVLLPAIGFAATEKPVITMWKSPTCGCCKDWADHVEKNGFAVKTYTDGNDEIRKKLGMPIQFGSCHTALIGGYAIEGHVPAKEIKRLLTEKPKAIGLTVPAMPVGSPGMDGIEYKGRKDPYDVLLIGLNGKPSVYQSYR
- a CDS encoding 3'-5' exonuclease, with amino-acid sequence MHANPGDLPWLNSIRKLFQAKPPESRRWIVLDVETSGLDPYSDRLLAIAAVAVEVSSNFENVSIVIGDSYEAVLKQDIPTNKENVLIHHIGRQAQTEGRPPEEVLEGFRQWAGDCPLLAFHAPFDEAMIHRAFKAFGLKPLLNEWLDIEPLAKITGVNPSIRALDEWLNHFGIECAIRHQAAADTFATAELLMRLWPQLKKEANSWASLRKLSRQASWIPGS
- a CDS encoding DUF6803 family protein; this encodes MNMTHYMELLAVNQPWNLLIFMAIPIVLAETLAITELYLLFTRKFEGAIFYLNRFAGIAVGIYFIGIIYYIITNAVIPITKAGEWRTVIDVIAVSTYVIAGLPLIWIAFQEIGLVNKTLDQMGKLKIHAICVALFLVFGHIAMIAGMVDPSILGYKGANAHQMSGGNDHEFCHPEEHEKMMKEHQKMMGNIPSNQMPMNGGQMPMGGGQMPQQMKNWQMPMNNQGHNH
- a CDS encoding high-potential iron-sulfur protein codes for the protein MKNSRRQFMILSAAGACTLALNGRVQAQAMVSEADPQAKGLKYVAVSTTAGKNCGNCALYQGKAGSAAGGCPLFAGKQVAANGWCSAWAKKG
- a CDS encoding sodium:solute symporter family protein translates to MTPSGDGSIFGGGGSNADFKKGLNKVYTWYTGGFLTFVVILAIAEQMGLSRAMIGYIFLGATVLLYAGIGVMSRTNDAAEYYVAGRRVPAVYNGMATGADWMSAASFIGMAGTLYLTGYGGLAFIMGWTGGYCLVALFLAPYLRKFGQFTIPDFLGARYDGNLPRFIGIFAAILCSFTYVVAQIYGVGLITTRLAGIPFEVGIFVGLAGILVCSFLGGMRAVTWTQVAQYIILIIAYMIPVVWLSVKQTGVPIPQAIYGYQLEKVTAKEAELIKDPKELEVRAIFKARAAAFGEKLKDVPAALAADKAAAETKLADLKAASAPAADIAAAEKALAAVPADAAAAKAAWTKGKAGAEARDKPLAGMPRHAQQFAGDPAGDEKARTAFDTSRRNFLALIFCLMVGTAALPHILMRFYTTPSVKQARESVTWSLFFIFLLYFTAPALAVLVKYEIFTVLVGTPFDQLPGWIAQWNKVDAALLSVVDVNKDGLLQLGEMSIGGDIIVLATPEIGGLPYVISGLVAAGGLAAALSTADGLLLTIANALSHDLYYKMINPNAPASKRVLISKVLLLVVALAAAYVASQKPADILFLVGAAFSFAAAAFFPALTLGIFWKRATKAGACVGMICGLGVTMYYMAVTQPWLRGVFGVTSPIELWYGIQPISAGVFGVPLGFALIILVSLVTPAPRKEIQDLISFVRYPSIRA
- a CDS encoding tetratricopeptide repeat protein encodes the protein MSVKKHNLTWFFLKWRASAFIVLGMKSQAMEVFEQMLQQFPNDAYAIGSLAFMKTELGDKEGAIADYKRLTLLSEVSAATWYNLGFLQEELGQVQDAEHSFRQAIKLNEKLDLAWYGLGLALIQLQRFDEAIKALKKNTTLQPMSPYAWYQLAKIYVERNQPDEASKIIHHLKQFEPKFAKQLEQETGLTA
- a CDS encoding DUF4212 domain-containing protein; translation: MQLTESQKQYWSKNVRMTGFLLAIWFLVTYVVGFSARELNFNFFGWPFSFWVGAQGALVVYVLIIAYYAHYMNNLDKEYGCAEEEED
- a CDS encoding DUF294 nucleotidyltransferase-like domain-containing protein, encoding MAEQASNTSFASDSLVQNLRQQVMKHLPFSKMSAKEVDFFLTSSREAYFAPQEVILSPADGAPPFLYFIRQGRVSGLRDIPGLEETAFSLDAGDLFSIGSAFANRPVSTTYSAVGDCFCLLFPVAAMRQLAARSTPFSEFLNNRIWGLLQESRTALRNVFVSQALAEQSLESRLGDLALKKPLTTGPHTTLRDALTLIHEKKVGSILVIENERSILGILTRYDVLSRVTLANLDLNTPISAVMSTEVKTLTVDDSAEMASLLMSRSHIRHLPILERGVLVGIISERDLFSLQRLSLNSISTAIRNSDDLALLKKCADDIRKFARNLIGQGVQARQLTSLISHLNDVLTEQLIAISARKHQVNMAHFAWIALGSEGRSEQTIATDQDNALVFLDTDSAAQAAIYLSFAKEVNEALDACGYPLCKGNIMASNPELCLRQGEWLARFVRWIEQGNPQGLLNASIFFDLRALAGNADLLIPLKDYVRKQAAATPRFIKQLADNSLQRRVPLNWFGALEATDINGQKTIDLKLQGAAIMVDIARIYSLANGIEVINTRERLAAVGRALHAPESESAAWITAFEFLQTQRLAIQMGETRIHGNPNVVDIEKLNAVDRTILKESLLQVRSLQQRLELDYAR